A stretch of the Marivirga tractuosa DSM 4126 genome encodes the following:
- a CDS encoding DEAD/DEAH box helicase has protein sequence MAFKSFDESEENVPNSPDQILRDLPRRKIPDVLHHQGEIMKSYAKTGANAADVALQLPTGSGKTLVGLLIAEWRKRKYAEKVVYICPTVQLVNQVVEQANEQYGLTVNGFTGPSSKYDPTKRAEYNNGLKVAVTTYSALFNSNPFFNDPDTIILDDAHSAENYIASLWTLQIERENPKHKIVHSSISSILKSKMKATNHARLIGESDSIYDLSWVDKIPGPDLFDIREELASVLDAQTRDTDLIHPWSMLKDHLDACQLYVSTSDILIRPLIPPTWSHFPFQNANQRIFMSATLGQGGDLERLTGRNKILRLPIPEGWEKQGIGRRFFMFPEMSLSENQNKILRHKLMKMAGRSVILVPNDRIQKEIKSEIQKELGFHTFNALQIEKSKSEFIESDNAVVVVANRYDGIDFPGNSSRLLFVNGLPKATNAQEKFLMSKMGANLLFNDRIQTRVLQAIGRCTRSMEDYSAVVITGSELPDYFSSQKRRSYLHPELQSELKFGIKESIDTDADNFIENFEIFLKNDAQWEKVNKKIIKDRSDIIQKNFPAMAELQEVVSDEINYQKAMWKSDYTDALYYSEKVIGKLLSDELKGYRALWHYLGGNCAYFNALYSSGNESYMQKARDHYSTSKKATTGIPWLVNLSKYQPTKVVEEYEDKDIILNQIENIEKNFVRLGTLHDRKYAQKESEILSGLESNQTFENAHKELGNILGFDSYKVENDASPDPYWIIENLCIVFEDHAGADENSALSANKARQVSSHPDWIIKNTDLDDTAIIISVLITPVKKVSIGGESFTKNFSYWELKEFKKWAHNALSILREMRKSFVEAGDLSWRSEAVNILEKNHLDMMSLINHFKDNVASKYLDV, from the coding sequence ATGGCATTTAAAAGTTTCGATGAGTCTGAAGAAAATGTTCCTAATAGTCCAGATCAAATATTAAGAGATTTACCCAGAAGGAAAATACCTGATGTTCTTCATCATCAAGGTGAAATAATGAAAAGCTATGCTAAAACGGGAGCAAATGCAGCCGATGTAGCTTTGCAGCTACCGACTGGAAGTGGGAAAACTCTTGTTGGCTTGCTAATTGCTGAATGGAGAAAAAGAAAATATGCAGAAAAAGTAGTTTATATCTGCCCTACTGTTCAATTGGTTAATCAAGTCGTGGAACAAGCTAATGAGCAATACGGACTAACCGTTAATGGATTTACAGGGCCAAGTTCAAAGTATGATCCAACTAAAAGAGCTGAATATAACAATGGGTTAAAAGTTGCTGTTACTACATACAGTGCATTGTTTAATTCGAATCCTTTTTTCAATGACCCAGATACCATTATTCTTGATGATGCACATTCCGCGGAAAATTATATTGCTTCACTGTGGACCCTGCAGATTGAGAGAGAAAACCCCAAACATAAAATAGTACATAGTAGCATCTCTAGCATCTTAAAATCAAAAATGAAAGCTACTAATCATGCTAGATTAATTGGTGAAAGTGATAGTATCTATGATTTAAGTTGGGTGGATAAAATACCAGGTCCTGATTTGTTTGATATAAGAGAGGAATTAGCATCGGTCTTGGACGCACAAACTAGAGATACAGACCTTATTCATCCTTGGAGCATGCTAAAAGATCATTTGGATGCCTGTCAATTATATGTGTCAACTTCCGATATTTTAATTAGACCTCTTATTCCCCCTACATGGTCTCATTTTCCATTTCAAAATGCTAACCAAAGAATATTTATGTCTGCGACCTTGGGTCAAGGTGGCGATTTAGAAAGACTTACAGGTAGAAACAAGATATTGAGGTTGCCTATTCCCGAAGGATGGGAAAAACAAGGTATAGGAAGAAGGTTTTTTATGTTTCCTGAAATGTCATTAAGTGAAAATCAAAATAAAATTTTGAGACATAAACTAATGAAAATGGCTGGAAGAAGTGTAATATTAGTTCCAAATGATAGAATACAAAAAGAAATCAAAAGTGAGATACAGAAAGAATTGGGCTTTCACACTTTTAATGCTCTTCAAATTGAGAAATCAAAAAGTGAATTTATTGAATCAGATAATGCAGTTGTCGTAGTTGCAAACCGCTATGATGGAATTGATTTTCCAGGAAATAGTAGCAGACTGCTTTTTGTTAATGGACTACCCAAAGCAACAAATGCTCAAGAAAAGTTTTTAATGTCTAAAATGGGCGCAAATTTATTGTTTAATGATCGAATTCAAACTAGAGTACTACAAGCTATAGGCAGATGCACTAGGTCAATGGAAGACTATTCGGCAGTTGTTATTACAGGTTCTGAATTACCAGACTATTTTTCCAGCCAAAAGAGGAGGTCTTATTTACACCCTGAATTACAGTCAGAATTAAAATTTGGAATCAAAGAATCCATAGACACTGATGCTGATAATTTTATTGAAAACTTCGAAATTTTTCTTAAAAATGATGCTCAATGGGAAAAGGTAAATAAAAAGATAATTAAAGATAGATCAGATATAATACAAAAGAATTTCCCAGCAATGGCTGAATTACAAGAGGTTGTTTCTGATGAGATAAATTACCAAAAAGCAATGTGGAAAAGTGATTATACAGATGCACTATATTATTCCGAAAAAGTGATTGGTAAGCTATTATCAGACGAATTGAAAGGTTACCGAGCATTGTGGCATTATTTAGGTGGAAATTGTGCATATTTCAATGCATTATATAGCTCAGGAAATGAATCTTATATGCAAAAAGCTAGAGATCATTATTCTACGTCAAAGAAAGCTACAACTGGTATTCCTTGGCTCGTAAATTTATCAAAATATCAACCTACAAAAGTCGTAGAAGAGTATGAAGATAAAGATATAATCTTAAATCAGATAGAGAATATAGAAAAGAACTTTGTGCGGTTAGGTACACTTCATGACCGTAAATATGCACAGAAAGAGAGTGAAATATTATCAGGATTAGAATCTAACCAGACTTTCGAAAATGCACATAAAGAATTAGGAAATATCCTAGGTTTTGATTCTTACAAGGTAGAAAATGATGCTTCACCTGATCCATACTGGATAATAGAAAACCTATGTATTGTATTTGAAGATCATGCAGGCGCTGACGAAAATTCAGCACTTTCCGCTAACAAAGCTAGACAAGTTAGTAGCCATCCAGATTGGATTATTAAAAATACAGATTTAGATGATACTGCTATAATAATTTCAGTTTTAATTACTCCCGTTAAGAAAGTCTCCATCGGAGGAGAATCCTTCACGAAGAATTTTTCTTACTGGGAACTGAAAGAATTCAAAAAATGGGCGCATAATGCATTAAGTATTTTGAGGGAAATGAGGAAATCCTTTGTGGAGGCTGGTGATCTCTCTTGGAGGTCCGAAGCTGTTAATATACTGGAGAAAAATCATTTAGATATGATGTCTCTGATAAATCATTTTAAAGATAACGTAGCGTCCAAATATTTAGATGTCTAA
- the greB gene encoding transcription elongation factor GreB: protein MRRKIPESTLSKLNRSQMITAEGFQKLREEHDHLWKVVRPDVTAKVSWAASLGDRSENADYHYNKKRLREIDGRIRYLRKCIDNFKVIHYHPHQEGKVMFGAWVEVENIDRGLKKRLRIVGYEELIGNKDYISMDSPLAQALLNK from the coding sequence ATGAGACGTAAAATTCCAGAATCAACACTGTCTAAACTTAATCGTTCGCAAATGATTACTGCTGAAGGATTTCAAAAGTTGCGCGAAGAACATGATCATTTGTGGAAAGTTGTACGTCCAGATGTTACGGCCAAGGTTTCATGGGCCGCCAGTTTAGGCGACCGATCAGAAAATGCTGATTATCATTACAATAAAAAACGTTTACGTGAAATTGATGGTCGCATTCGTTACCTACGCAAATGCATAGATAACTTTAAAGTAATACATTATCATCCTCATCAGGAAGGCAAAGTAATGTTTGGCGCTTGGGTTGAAGTTGAGAACATTGATAGAGGACTAAAAAAACGACTACGTATTGTGGGATACGAAGAGCTTATTGGCAATAAAGATTATATTTCGATGGACTCACCGCTGGCACAGGCGCTTTTAAACAAATAG
- a CDS encoding TlpA family protein disulfide reductase codes for MEKEITPISSIKVQDFDDHEVNLLEKYKGKPLLIIIYNNQCLGCTGRAIPLAYEYQQEYPNLQVVGIHSIFNKKAVTEEDIKSIFTTKELPFPIYLDQNHQVYDQFESEGTPQWLLITSEGYLYRSIFGSQLGAQNRLMYALDALCAV; via the coding sequence ATGGAAAAAGAAATAACCCCTATCTCATCCATAAAAGTGCAGGATTTTGACGATCATGAGGTCAACTTGCTTGAAAAGTACAAAGGAAAGCCGCTATTGATCATCATTTATAACAATCAATGTTTAGGATGCACTGGCAGAGCAATTCCTTTAGCTTATGAATATCAACAGGAATATCCTAATCTACAAGTAGTTGGGATTCACAGCATTTTCAATAAGAAAGCAGTTACCGAAGAAGACATTAAAAGCATTTTCACTACTAAGGAACTCCCCTTCCCTATTTATTTAGATCAAAATCATCAGGTCTATGATCAATTTGAATCAGAAGGAACTCCACAATGGCTACTTATTACGTCCGAAGGCTATTTGTATCGATCTATTTTCGGATCACAATTGGGTGCCCAAAATAGATTGATGTACGCATTGGATGCGCTTTGCGCTGTATAA
- a CDS encoding NAD(P)-dependent alcohol dehydrogenase has product MKAAIRTHYGSPDQIKIASLDIPAPKTDEVLVKIHATTVNRTDCANLTAKPFIMRFILGFSKPKQPIMGTDFAAEVLEIGKNVTEFKKGDKVMGFLDTGAESQAEYASVSTKNLFPMPDNISYTQAAASLEGAHYAYSFIQKVDIKPGQKILINGASGAIGSALLQFVRQYEVSIAATCHTKNMELIKSLGADKVYDYTSEDFTADTKAQYDFVFDTVGKSTFGKCKPILSKNGVYISSELGPYSQNVFLPLVTAISKKKVIFPIPFSTQKTIPYITNLLQQGQFDPVIDRAYTLDDIAQAYTYVMTGQKTGNVIINLGE; this is encoded by the coding sequence ATGAAAGCTGCAATACGTACACACTACGGTTCTCCGGATCAGATCAAGATTGCCTCCCTGGACATCCCAGCGCCTAAAACGGATGAGGTTTTAGTGAAAATTCATGCAACGACAGTCAATCGAACCGATTGTGCAAACCTGACCGCTAAACCTTTCATCATGCGTTTTATTTTGGGCTTTTCGAAACCTAAACAGCCCATTATGGGGACAGATTTTGCAGCTGAAGTCTTGGAAATCGGGAAAAATGTGACCGAATTTAAAAAAGGTGATAAAGTCATGGGCTTTCTTGATACGGGAGCTGAATCGCAAGCCGAATACGCCTCCGTATCCACAAAAAATCTATTCCCAATGCCGGACAATATCAGTTATACCCAAGCTGCAGCCAGTTTAGAGGGCGCACATTATGCTTATTCTTTTATTCAGAAAGTCGACATAAAGCCCGGCCAAAAGATTTTGATCAATGGTGCTTCGGGAGCTATCGGCTCTGCCCTTCTACAATTTGTCAGACAATATGAGGTGAGTATTGCCGCAACTTGCCATACGAAAAATATGGAACTCATAAAATCTTTAGGGGCTGACAAGGTCTATGATTATACTTCAGAAGACTTTACAGCAGATACAAAGGCACAATATGACTTTGTTTTTGATACCGTGGGTAAAAGTACATTTGGAAAATGTAAACCGATCTTAAGTAAAAATGGAGTTTATATTTCTTCAGAACTGGGTCCCTATTCACAAAATGTATTTCTTCCCTTGGTCACTGCCATTTCCAAAAAGAAGGTAATTTTCCCAATTCCTTTCAGTACGCAGAAAACGATTCCGTACATCACCAATCTATTACAGCAAGGCCAATTTGATCCTGTAATTGATCGAGCATATACTTTAGATGATATTGCTCAAGCTTATACCTACGTCATGACTGGACAGAAAACGGGGAATGTGATCATTAATTTGGGAGAATAA
- the pbpC gene encoding penicillin-binding protein 1C, whose protein sequence is MRNILTTISSHKIKFSFGILIIALLVFLSWPISTPVFDKSYSTVLFDKKDELLGVKLAEDEIWRFPVIDSIPRRFETALLTYEDAYFYQHPGINPVAIFKALVENIQQRKVVRGGSTLSMQLARMADGNQARTIPQKIKEIGMALRYEWHFSKEEILNLYVSHAPFGSNIEGLSAASWRYFGRESSELSWGEAATLAVLPNQPSMIYPGRNTQSLERKRNQLLAKLMQEGYFDSTTFRLAKSEKIPQGQYIFPKQTQHLLHELQTKNAGEIMKSTLDRHLQERIREMADAYSQNLKTNEIHNAAVLVMDWRTEEVVAYVGNVATGDDHQQDVDIIQARRSPGSLLKPFLYAHAVDKGVISPQQMLPDIPLFYEGFSPKNFDHNYYGAVKADQALARSLNIPFVTLLKDYGYEAFYHELKKMGFYSMNQTPLHYGLSMILGGADISLWEIASMYVKLARSINSHQKSKAEISLLKSDKSEIGKHPVSAGAAWLTLKAMKGLARPGEETGWEQFGSAQNIAWKTGTSFGFRDAWAVGINQQYTVAVWTGNADGEGRPGLIGVRTAAPLLFQILKLLNGGEEDFPMPVREMKTKDFCVETGYLAGEHCNSQSKYYVNMPPKMLEICPYHQQIFVTNSGEKRVNSNCYPVSKMKSENYLLLPPAQARYYKKYNADFKEAPEWLSACLQNRENPIEMVYPRHSTSILIPMELEGEIGSAIFEAAHQNSEATVFWYLDDQYLGKTKGTHQMEINSNREGKHKLYLADSEGEYLSFTFEVVANGAS, encoded by the coding sequence TTGAGAAATATATTAACCACCATATCCTCCCATAAAATCAAATTCTCTTTCGGGATTTTGATCATTGCTTTATTGGTTTTTTTAAGCTGGCCTATTTCCACGCCTGTATTTGATAAGAGCTACTCCACTGTATTATTTGATAAAAAAGATGAGCTTTTAGGTGTGAAGTTGGCTGAGGATGAGATCTGGCGGTTTCCTGTCATCGACAGCATTCCAAGACGATTTGAAACAGCGCTTTTGACTTATGAGGATGCCTATTTCTACCAACACCCAGGCATTAATCCAGTTGCTATTTTTAAGGCTTTAGTTGAAAATATTCAACAGAGAAAGGTAGTACGAGGGGGCAGTACTTTAAGCATGCAACTGGCCCGAATGGCAGATGGCAACCAAGCCCGAACCATCCCACAAAAAATAAAGGAAATCGGCATGGCTTTGCGCTATGAATGGCATTTCTCCAAAGAAGAAATTCTGAATTTATATGTGAGCCATGCGCCATTTGGAAGCAATATTGAAGGATTATCGGCTGCTTCATGGCGCTATTTTGGAAGGGAATCTTCCGAATTATCATGGGGAGAGGCCGCTACTTTAGCCGTTTTGCCCAATCAGCCTTCTATGATTTACCCAGGGCGAAATACCCAATCGCTGGAAAGGAAACGCAACCAATTATTGGCAAAATTAATGCAAGAAGGCTATTTCGATAGTACCACATTCAGACTGGCTAAATCTGAAAAAATCCCGCAAGGACAATATATTTTCCCAAAGCAAACGCAACATCTCTTGCATGAGCTGCAAACAAAAAATGCAGGCGAAATTATGAAGAGTACGCTGGATCGCCATTTACAGGAAAGAATCAGAGAAATGGCCGATGCCTATAGCCAAAACCTGAAAACCAATGAAATCCATAATGCGGCCGTTTTAGTGATGGACTGGAGGACGGAGGAAGTTGTCGCATATGTGGGCAATGTGGCTACTGGAGATGATCATCAACAAGATGTGGACATTATTCAAGCCAGAAGAAGTCCGGGAAGCTTGCTAAAGCCTTTTCTTTATGCGCATGCGGTTGATAAAGGCGTTATTTCCCCTCAGCAAATGCTGCCGGATATTCCTTTATTCTACGAAGGATTCAGCCCTAAAAACTTTGACCACAATTACTATGGAGCCGTAAAAGCCGACCAGGCCTTAGCCAGATCACTTAACATTCCTTTTGTTACTTTACTGAAAGACTATGGTTATGAAGCCTTTTACCATGAACTAAAGAAAATGGGCTTTTACAGTATGAATCAAACGCCTTTGCATTACGGACTTAGCATGATATTGGGCGGAGCCGATATTAGCCTTTGGGAAATTGCTTCCATGTATGTAAAACTGGCCCGCAGCATCAATTCCCATCAAAAAAGCAAAGCGGAAATATCTCTATTGAAATCAGATAAAAGCGAAATAGGAAAACATCCCGTTAGTGCGGGGGCGGCATGGCTGACTTTAAAAGCCATGAAAGGCCTGGCCAGACCAGGAGAGGAGACAGGCTGGGAACAATTTGGGTCAGCACAGAATATTGCTTGGAAAACAGGTACCAGTTTTGGATTTAGAGATGCTTGGGCGGTAGGTATTAATCAGCAATATACCGTGGCAGTTTGGACAGGAAATGCAGACGGGGAGGGCAGACCGGGCTTAATAGGCGTTAGAACAGCCGCTCCTTTGCTTTTTCAGATTTTAAAACTACTTAATGGAGGCGAAGAAGACTTCCCAATGCCGGTTAGAGAGATGAAAACCAAGGATTTTTGTGTAGAAACGGGCTATTTGGCAGGAGAGCATTGTAATAGCCAATCCAAATATTATGTTAACATGCCACCCAAAATGTTGGAGATCTGCCCGTATCACCAGCAAATTTTTGTGACCAATAGTGGTGAGAAAAGAGTAAACAGCAATTGCTATCCAGTTAGCAAAATGAAATCGGAGAATTATTTGTTATTGCCACCGGCACAAGCACGTTACTATAAAAAATATAATGCAGATTTTAAGGAAGCACCTGAATGGCTATCAGCTTGTTTACAAAACCGTGAGAATCCCATTGAAATGGTGTATCCAAGGCATAGCACCAGTATTTTAATTCCTATGGAACTGGAAGGTGAGATAGGAAGCGCCATATTTGAAGCAGCACATCAAAATTCTGAAGCCACAGTCTTTTGGTACTTGGATGATCAATACCTGGGCAAGACCAAAGGCACACATCAAATGGAAATCAACAGCAATCGAGAAGGCAAACACAAGCTCTATTTGGCTGATAGTGAAGGAGAATATCTAAGTTTTACATTTGAAGTAGTGGCTAATGGTGCGTCTTAA
- a CDS encoding endonuclease domain-containing protein, protein MTKNKIIPYKPYLKELARELRKNSTIAKVLLWEQIKARRLGFQFHRQVPMDNYIVDFYCHELMLAIEVDGSTHDDEEAVQLDLKRQQKLGNYGVKFLRFEDVDIKNNVENVVKYIEEYIREIE, encoded by the coding sequence TTGACCAAAAATAAAATTATCCCTTATAAACCGTATTTGAAAGAATTAGCAAGAGAGTTAAGGAAAAATAGTACAATAGCGAAAGTATTACTATGGGAACAGATTAAGGCAAGAAGATTAGGATTCCAATTCCATAGACAAGTTCCTATGGATAATTATATTGTGGATTTTTATTGTCATGAGCTCATGTTAGCAATTGAAGTGGATGGTAGCACACATGACGATGAAGAAGCGGTACAACTGGATCTTAAAAGACAACAGAAGCTAGGAAACTATGGGGTGAAATTCTTGAGATTTGAAGATGTAGATATTAAAAATAATGTTGAAAATGTAGTTAAGTATATTGAGGAATATATCAGGGAAATAGAATAA